A section of the Clostridium sp. TW13 genome encodes:
- a CDS encoding MBL fold metallo-hydrolase, which produces MSKLYILGTGNAMVTKCFNTCFTITNENGDHILIDTGGGNTILSQLEKLNISTSKIKALFISHTHNDHITGISWIVRIIALQMNKGTYVDSFSIYGEDSVLDACRTICNLTLGKKFTKYFDDRIKFIPVSNNSSINILNNSFTFFDINSTKLKQFGFKVVTQSGTSLCFLGDEPYKDSLKDYAKGVDFLMHEAFCLYEERNLFNPYEKHHSTVKEACEHSVALNSKNLILIHTEDKNIKHRKEYYTAEANYFCVCNVIVPNDLEIIDLDE; this is translated from the coding sequence ATGAGTAAGCTTTATATACTTGGAACGGGCAATGCAATGGTAACAAAATGTTTTAATACTTGTTTTACCATAACAAATGAAAATGGAGATCATATTTTAATTGATACAGGCGGTGGAAATACCATCTTATCTCAATTAGAAAAATTGAATATATCCACATCCAAAATAAAAGCACTTTTTATTTCTCACACTCATAACGACCACATAACTGGTATCAGTTGGATTGTAAGAATTATTGCCTTACAAATGAATAAAGGTACCTATGTAGATTCTTTTTCTATATATGGAGAAGATTCTGTTTTAGATGCTTGTAGAACTATATGTAACCTAACTCTGGGTAAAAAATTCACAAAATATTTTGATGATAGAATTAAGTTTATACCTGTTTCTAATAATAGTTCTATTAATATATTAAATAATAGTTTTACTTTTTTTGATATCAACAGTACTAAATTGAAACAATTTGGCTTTAAGGTTGTTACACAATCTGGCACAAGTTTATGCTTTCTTGGCGATGAACCATACAAAGATTCTCTTAAGGATTATGCTAAAGGTGTTGACTTCCTTATGCATGAAGCATTCTGCTTATATGAAGAAAGAAATCTGTTCAATCCTTACGAAAAGCATCACTCTACAGTAAAAGAAGCTTGTGAACATTCTGTAGCACTAAACTCTAAAAATTTAATACTGATTCACACAGAAGATAAAAATATAAAACATAGAAAAGAATATTATACTGCTGAAGCTAATTATTTTTGTGTATGCAATGTTATAGTTCCAAATGATTTAGAAATCATAGACTTAGATGAATAA
- the deoD gene encoding purine-nucleoside phosphorylase, producing MSTHINAEKGQIAEIVLLPGDPLRAKFIAETFLQDVVCYNEVRGMYGFTGTYKGKRISVQGTGMGVPSISIYTNELIREYGVKTLMRVGTAGSMQKEVNVRDIVLAMSSSTDSSINKNIFNGKDYAPTASFELLKAAYDTAVGKGITPKVGNVFTADSFYNEDPEVWKQYAKFGCIAIEMETSALYTIAAKYKVNALTLLTISDSMVTGEETTAAERQTTFTDMMEIALETALKLS from the coding sequence ATGAGTACACATATAAATGCCGAAAAAGGCCAAATTGCAGAAATTGTTTTATTGCCAGGAGACCCATTAAGAGCTAAGTTTATCGCTGAAACTTTCTTACAAGATGTGGTTTGCTACAACGAAGTTAGAGGCATGTACGGCTTCACTGGAACATATAAAGGAAAAAGAATTTCAGTACAGGGAACAGGTATGGGAGTTCCTTCTATATCAATATATACAAATGAGTTAATTAGAGAATATGGAGTTAAAACTCTAATGAGAGTTGGAACTGCTGGTTCTATGCAAAAAGAAGTAAATGTTAGAGATATCGTTCTAGCTATGAGTTCTTCTACAGATTCATCTATTAACAAAAACATATTTAACGGAAAAGATTATGCACCAACTGCTTCTTTTGAGCTATTAAAAGCAGCTTATGATACAGCAGTTGGAAAAGGTATTACCCCTAAGGTTGGTAATGTATTTACTGCTGATAGCTTTTACAATGAAGATCCTGAAGTTTGGAAGCAATATGCTAAGTTTGGTTGCATAGCTATAGAAATGGAAACTAGTGCATTATATACTATTGCTGCTAAATATAAAGTAAACGCTTTAACACTTTTAACAATCAGTGACTCAATGGTTACTGGAGAAGAAACTACAGCAGCTGAGAGACAAACTACATTTACTGATATGATGGAAATTGCTCTTGAAACAGCATTAAAACTAAGCTAA
- a CDS encoding class I SAM-dependent DNA methyltransferase codes for MKFYDVLSEYYDDIFKLNQNTVDMILENIKGKKVLDLACGTGNYSIALDAAGKKVTGIDLDSIMIEKAKKKNHNILFKQGNMLSLAESIGEEKFDGVFCIGNSIVHLNNLYEIGKVFQDVYNHLNVGGKFIVQIINYDRILGENIKGLPSIKTDDVIFNRHYILKENKIIFRGEIETKEEKFINEVELFPLLRKDTEIILEKVGFKDFELYGAFNGEEYNKGSFNLIVCATK; via the coding sequence GTGAAGTTTTATGATGTATTAAGTGAATACTATGATGATATATTTAAACTAAATCAAAATACAGTAGATATGATTCTTGAAAATATAAAAGGTAAAAAGGTGTTAGATTTAGCCTGTGGTACAGGAAATTATTCTATAGCTTTAGATGCTGCTGGTAAGAAGGTAACTGGTATTGATTTGGATTCTATTATGATAGAAAAAGCAAAGAAGAAGAATCATAATATTTTGTTTAAGCAAGGAAATATGTTGAGTTTAGCAGAAAGTATAGGTGAAGAAAAATTTGATGGTGTTTTCTGCATAGGAAATTCAATTGTTCATCTGAATAATTTATATGAAATTGGTAAAGTATTTCAAGATGTATATAATCATCTTAATGTTGGAGGAAAGTTCATAGTACAGATTATAAATTATGATAGAATCTTGGGGGAAAACATAAAAGGATTACCATCAATAAAGACAGATGATGTTATATTTAATAGGCATTATATACTAAAAGAAAATAAAATAATTTTTAGAGGTGAAATTGAAACAAAAGAAGAAAAATTTATAAATGAGGTAGAACTATTTCCGCTGCTAAGAAAGGATACGGAAATAATCTTGGAGAAGGTTGGGTTTAAAGATTTTGAATTATATGGGGCTTTTAATGGAGAAGAATATAACAAAGGTTCATTTAATTTAATTGTTTGTGCAACAAAGTAG
- the clpP gene encoding ATP-dependent Clp endopeptidase proteolytic subunit ClpP: MSLVPMVVEQTNRGERSYDIFSRLLKDRIIMLSGEVNDDSANLIVAQLLFLESEDPDKDIYLYINSPGGSITAGMAIYDTMQYIKPDVCTICTGLAASMGAFLLCSGAKGKRFGLPNSEIMIHQPLGGFQGQATDIDIHAKRILKIKSTLNKILSENTGKPLEKIQVDVERDYFMDAEEAKEYGLIDRVMVKNELSKK; this comes from the coding sequence ATGAGTTTAGTTCCAATGGTAGTTGAGCAAACTAATAGAGGAGAAAGATCCTATGATATATTTTCAAGATTATTAAAGGATAGAATTATAATGCTAAGTGGAGAAGTTAATGATGATTCTGCAAACTTAATTGTTGCACAATTATTATTCTTAGAAAGTGAGGATCCAGATAAGGATATTTATTTATATATAAACAGTCCAGGAGGATCTATAACTGCAGGTATGGCTATCTATGATACTATGCAATATATAAAACCAGATGTTTGTACAATATGTACTGGTCTTGCTGCATCAATGGGAGCATTTTTACTATGTTCAGGTGCAAAAGGAAAAAGATTTGGTCTTCCAAATAGCGAGATTATGATTCATCAACCTCTAGGAGGGTTCCAAGGTCAAGCCACAGATATAGATATACATGCCAAGAGAATTTTAAAGATAAAATCTACATTAAATAAAATATTAAGTGAAAATACAGGAAAGCCACTAGAAAAAATTCAAGTGGATGTTGAAAGAGACTATTTTATGGATGCTGAAGAAGCAAAAGAATATGGTTTAATTGATAGAGTTATGGTTAAAAATGAATTAAGCAAAAAATAA
- the tig gene encoding trigger factor produces the protein MDVKVQKIETNVVEFEIKVEAKKFGEALNKSYKKNLSKFNVPGFRKGKVPMHIVKKYYGIGVLLEDAINFAIDESYPVALKENNIKPVDYPKIDIKEVEEGKDLVYTAKVVTYPEVELGEYKGLEVKKPVYDVSEEDLEKQLTEMQEKNSRVETKESGVVENGNIAVIDFKGYVDGVAFEGGEGKDFSLEIGSKTFIDTFEEQLIGAKVGENKEVNVNFPENYGKEELNGKPALFEVSVKEVKVKELPALDDEFAKEVSEFDTIAEVKEDLKKKMTESNELKAEREFEEEVVNLAVENAKVEIPEVMVDQEIDAMMNDFEQRLKYQGLSLEQYYQFTGSSADKMKEYMKENAEKKVKTDLVLEKITETENVEVTDEEVKEKAKEIAKMYSAKEDDKMIDLIVKSQGELIRNQVKVEKTVKLLVESVK, from the coding sequence ATGGACGTAAAAGTACAAAAAATAGAAACTAATGTTGTAGAATTTGAAATTAAGGTTGAAGCTAAGAAATTTGGCGAGGCTTTAAATAAGTCTTATAAGAAGAACCTTTCAAAATTCAATGTGCCAGGATTCAGAAAAGGAAAGGTTCCTATGCATATAGTTAAAAAATATTATGGTATAGGTGTTCTTTTAGAGGATGCTATAAACTTTGCAATAGATGAAAGTTACCCAGTAGCATTAAAAGAAAATAACATAAAACCAGTTGATTACCCAAAGATAGACATTAAAGAAGTAGAAGAGGGTAAAGATTTAGTTTATACAGCAAAGGTTGTTACTTATCCAGAAGTCGAACTTGGTGAATACAAAGGATTAGAAGTTAAAAAACCTGTATATGATGTAAGCGAAGAAGATTTAGAAAAACAATTAACTGAAATGCAAGAAAAGAATTCAAGAGTTGAAACAAAAGAATCTGGAGTAGTTGAAAATGGCAATATAGCTGTTATTGACTTTAAAGGTTATGTAGATGGAGTTGCTTTTGAAGGTGGAGAAGGAAAGGATTTCTCATTAGAAATTGGTTCAAAGACATTTATAGATACATTTGAAGAACAACTGATTGGTGCTAAAGTTGGAGAAAATAAAGAAGTTAATGTTAATTTCCCAGAAAACTATGGAAAAGAAGAATTAAATGGTAAACCAGCTTTATTTGAAGTATCAGTTAAAGAAGTAAAGGTGAAAGAATTACCAGCTTTAGATGATGAATTTGCTAAGGAAGTTTCAGAATTCGATACAATTGCTGAAGTTAAAGAAGATTTAAAGAAGAAAATGACAGAAAGCAATGAATTAAAAGCTGAAAGAGAATTTGAAGAAGAAGTTGTAAACTTAGCTGTAGAAAATGCAAAAGTTGAAATTCCAGAAGTTATGGTAGATCAAGAAATCGATGCTATGATGAATGATTTTGAACAAAGATTAAAATATCAAGGTTTAAGTTTAGAACAATATTATCAATTCACTGGAAGTTCAGCAGATAAGATGAAAGAATATATGAAAGAAAATGCTGAAAAGAAAGTTAAGACAGATTTAGTTCTTGAAAAAATTACAGAAACAGAAAATGTTGAAGTAACTGATGAAGAAGTAAAAGAAAAGGCAAAAGAAATTGCTAAAATGTATTCAGCTAAGGAAGATGACAAGATGATTGATTTAATTGTTAAATCACAAGGTGAATTAATAAGAAATCAAGTAAAGGTTGAGAAAACTGTAAAATTATTAGTAGAATCTGTAAAGTAG